The following nucleotide sequence is from Streptomyces sp. NBC_00239.
GGCAGTGGATCATCCACAGGCCCGGGTTGTCGGCGTCGAAGTCCACGGTCAGCGTCCCGTTCGGCAGCACGACCGCGGTGTCCTTGCGGGCCCCGCCGCGCGCGTGGGCCAGCCCGAAGGTGTGGCCGTGCAGGTGCACCGGGTGCCACATCGCGGTCGCGTTCGAGAACACCAGCCGGACCCGCTCGCCGGCCTCGACCGGATGCCGCTGGTCCGCCCGGTAGGGGGCGCCGTCGAAGGCCCAGTCGTACTTCTCCATCCCGCCGGTGAGCCGGATCTTCACGGTGCGGTCCGGGGCCCGCTCCGGCAGGGCGACCGCGGCGGCGGCCCGCAGCCGGTCGGCGGTCAGCGGGCGGGCGGCCAGCTCGGCGGGCCGGACGCCGGCCGCCGGGGCCGCGCCGCCGCCGGTGCGCAGCAGGGCGAGGGCGGTGCGGTCCTTGCCCTCGGCGAGCGCCGTCAGCGGGAACACCCCGTCCCCGGCGGTGACGAGCACGTCGTACCGCTCGCCCATGCCGAGCAGCAGCGAGCGGGTCTTCGCGTGCGTGACGGGGTAGCCGTCGGTGTGGGTGACCGTCATCTCGTGGCCGCCGAGCGCGACCCGGAAGGCGGTGTCGCCGCCGGCGTTGACGATCCGCAGCCGGATCCGGTCGCCCGGGCGGGCCGCGAACACCGTCGGATCCTCCGGGGTGCGCCCGTTGACCAGGTAGTGCGGGTAGGCGACGTCGCCCGCATCGGCGCCGAGCACGTCGCTGGCGGCGCCCATCATGACCCGGGACGGGCCGCCGCCGGCGCTGCCGCTCGGGGCGGGGGCGGGAGCGGCGCCGTGTCCGGCGTGGCCGCCGGCCATGCCCTTGGACAGCTCGGCCAGCACCGCGTCGGGCGTGGAGCCGTCGACCCCGTCCACCCAGTCGTCCAGGACCACCACCCATTCCTTGTCGTACGCGAGCGGCTCGCGGGGGTCCTCGACGATCAGCGGGGCGTAGAGGCCGCGGTCCTGCTGGACGCCGGAGTGCGGGTGGAACCAGTACGTGCCCGGGTGCGCCACCTTGAACCGGTACGCGAACGAGCCGCCGGGCCGGATGTCCTGCTGGGTCAGGCCGGGCACGCCGTCCATGTCGTTGCGCAGCGCGAGGCCGTGCCAGTGCAGGGAGGTGGCCTGCGGGAGGTGGTTGGCGAGGGTGAGCGCCAGGGTGTCGCCCGCGGTGACGCGGACCTCCTGGCCGGGCAGCCGGTCCCCGTACGCCCACGACTTGACGGTGCGTCCGGCGCCGAGGTCGATCGGGGTGGGGGTGGCGGTGAGCCGGACCTCGCGGACCCGGCCGCCGGAACCGCGCGCGGCCTCGGCGGCCAGGACCTCCTTGCCGTTCGGCGTCACGTAGCCGGCCGGCGTGGCGGCGGGGGAGGCACCGTGGGCGTGGCCCGGGGCCCCGTGGTCCATGGAGCCGTGGCCCGTGCCGGAGCCGTCGGAACAGGCGCCGAGCAGCCCGCTGCCGGCCACGGCGAGACCGGCGCCGAGCAGGGTGCGGCGGGTGTGGTGGGTGTGAAGAGAGCGCATGGGAGCACCTCGTTGTGGTGAGTGGGGTGATGCGGAGGGACGGGCGCGGGCTGAACCGGCCCTCCTATACGCGCAGCGCCACCAGCTTCACGAGGGTCTTGCGGGGCGGCGGGGATTCCGGGCGCGTCCACCGGACCTGCGCGGCCGCCCGGCCGCCGCCGACACCCCCGCGCCCGACCCCGGCACGCCGCCCGACCCCGAGCGCGAACACCGCCCCGAGACCCGCGAGCACGGCGAGACACAGGCTCATGGGGTCCATGTCCATGTCCATGTCCATGCCGGTGCCGGTGCCGGTGCCGGTCTGGGCGAGGGCGTGGGTCAGGGCGCGGGTATCGGCTGCGCCGGGGAAGGCGGCGGTGGCCGAGGCGTGGTGCGGTGAGTGGGTGCGCGCCACGAGTGCCTGAGCCTGGGCCTGAGTCGATCCCTGCGTCCGTGTCTGCGCCTGGGCCGGTGCTTGCGGCCGCGCCGGAGAGTGGTGGGCAACGGAAGTGGCCGGGAGTGCGTCTTCCCCGGTGGCGCGCGGAGTCGTGGCCGGGGTCGTGGGCGTGGGCGCGTGCGCCTGGGCCGGGTGCCCCAGCGTGTGCATCGCGGCGATGCCCAGCAGCAGCGCGGCGAGCAGCAGCAACCGGGGCCACCGGGCGGCGGCTCGCGGATCTGCCGGGGGCGTCATGCGCCGAACCCTACCCCGGGTGGGTATCCGGGACCAGGTTCAACCCCCGCCCTGAGTAGGATTGATCCCATTATGTCCCTCACTGGTACGCGGCCCGTCGCCGCCCTCATCGGCCTCGGCGCGGCCACGTACACCGCCTGGGTGCTCGAAGTCGTCTTCTCCACCGGGCTCAACCCCGTCGAGACGTACGTCAGTGAGCTCGCCGCCCAGGACCAGCCGCTCGGCGGCCTGTTCCGGGCCACGGACTTCACCGCCGGCGTGCTGGTCCTCGCCGGCTCCCTGCTCGCGCTGCTGCGGC
It contains:
- a CDS encoding multicopper oxidase family protein — protein: MRSLHTHHTRRTLLGAGLAVAGSGLLGACSDGSGTGHGSMDHGAPGHAHGASPAATPAGYVTPNGKEVLAAEAARGSGGRVREVRLTATPTPIDLGAGRTVKSWAYGDRLPGQEVRVTAGDTLALTLANHLPQATSLHWHGLALRNDMDGVPGLTQQDIRPGGSFAYRFKVAHPGTYWFHPHSGVQQDRGLYAPLIVEDPREPLAYDKEWVVVLDDWVDGVDGSTPDAVLAELSKGMAGGHAGHGAAPAPAPSGSAGGGPSRVMMGAASDVLGADAGDVAYPHYLVNGRTPEDPTVFAARPGDRIRLRIVNAGGDTAFRVALGGHEMTVTHTDGYPVTHAKTRSLLLGMGERYDVLVTAGDGVFPLTALAEGKDRTALALLRTGGGAAPAAGVRPAELAARPLTADRLRAAAAVALPERAPDRTVKIRLTGGMEKYDWAFDGAPYRADQRHPVEAGERVRLVFSNATAMWHPVHLHGHTFGLAHARGGARKDTAVVLPNGTLTVDFDADNPGLWMIHCHNVYHAEAGMMTVLGYRS